A part of Larkinella insperata genomic DNA contains:
- a CDS encoding ABC transporter permease gives MLTNYLKIAWRNLLRNWGFSAINVLGLTVGVTACLLISLYVRHELSYDQFHAKANRIYRLVTDIKTPTETINTESTSFAMANAVKTGLPEVEQAVRLLNRGMLVQRGEHKFQEDGLVFADSAFFQVFSFPLLKGNPQTALVAPFSIVLTEKAALKYFGNEDPIGKALMLDGRNSATVTGVVADVPDNSQIKFDLLASMSTMTKAFAPGLDDQWGNFGPITYLLLRDRTTSAAVTARMPDLVQRQAGSFMEKNKMYYSLFLEPLTDVYLRSTRQTQESGSITNIYVFSIVAGFILLIACINFMNLVIARSSERAKEVGVRKVVGAVRSQLTGQFLSESVLLSLIAFVLAGILCELLLPAFNMLSGKIISHSLFTDGTYWLTLLGLAALVGGFAGIYPALVLSSFKPIAVLKGRFVSSSQGILLRRTLVVVQFMISVALTIGTLVAYRQLNFMRNQQLGFQKDQTLVVSLPDRDFMTKNQRSLRNQLAALPGVQAVAVSSHLPGGGSLGAYTEIENKTGEMQAANMGLYSVDFDFLPQYGVKLVAGRIFSPEFSTDSTQALVINEAAARALGYASPAQIVGKRFAQWGRTGRIIGVVKDFHTSSLREKIGPLTLRIEPGDFSLFSLKVKGADATATIQKLERFWKTAVPQRPFEYYFLDQAFDKQYRAEERFGRLFLYFSGLAIFIACLGLFGLTSYTTAQRTKEIGVRKVLGASVPNIVLLLSKDFLKLVLIAVILAAPVAWWAMDTWLQDFAYRINVEWWILVLAGVLAVTIAFLTVSFQSIKAALTNPVKSLRTE, from the coding sequence ATGCTAACGAACTACTTGAAAATTGCCTGGAGAAACCTGCTCCGTAACTGGGGCTTCTCGGCGATTAACGTGTTAGGACTGACGGTCGGCGTAACGGCCTGCCTGCTCATCAGTTTGTACGTGCGACACGAGTTGAGTTACGACCAGTTCCACGCGAAAGCCAATCGGATTTACCGGCTCGTTACCGACATCAAAACGCCAACCGAAACCATCAACACCGAGTCGACGTCCTTTGCGATGGCAAATGCCGTCAAGACCGGACTCCCCGAAGTGGAGCAGGCCGTTCGGTTGCTGAACCGGGGAATGCTGGTGCAGCGGGGCGAACATAAATTCCAGGAAGACGGCCTGGTGTTTGCCGACTCGGCTTTCTTCCAGGTATTCTCCTTTCCGTTGCTCAAAGGCAATCCGCAGACGGCGCTGGTGGCGCCCTTCAGCATTGTTCTTACCGAAAAGGCGGCTTTGAAGTATTTTGGCAACGAAGACCCCATCGGAAAAGCCCTGATGCTCGACGGGCGAAACAGCGCCACCGTTACCGGGGTCGTCGCCGATGTGCCCGATAATTCCCAGATCAAATTTGATCTTCTCGCTTCCATGTCGACAATGACGAAGGCCTTTGCGCCGGGCTTGGACGACCAGTGGGGCAACTTCGGCCCAATCACTTATCTGTTACTGAGAGACCGCACCACTTCTGCGGCAGTGACAGCCCGAATGCCGGATCTGGTGCAACGCCAGGCCGGGTCGTTCATGGAGAAGAACAAGATGTACTATAGCTTGTTTCTGGAACCGCTGACCGATGTGTACCTGCGCTCCACCCGGCAAACGCAGGAAAGCGGCAGTATCACCAACATTTACGTTTTCTCGATTGTCGCCGGATTTATTCTCCTGATTGCCTGTATAAACTTTATGAATCTGGTCATCGCCCGGTCGTCGGAGCGGGCCAAGGAGGTGGGCGTCCGGAAAGTGGTCGGGGCCGTACGGAGCCAGTTGACGGGGCAGTTTCTGAGCGAATCGGTTCTGCTGAGCCTGATTGCTTTTGTTCTGGCCGGTATTCTGTGCGAATTGTTGCTACCGGCTTTCAACATGCTTTCGGGCAAAATCATCAGCCACAGCCTGTTCACCGACGGGACCTACTGGCTCACGCTGCTGGGCTTGGCGGCTTTGGTGGGCGGTTTTGCCGGGATTTATCCGGCGCTGGTCTTATCCAGCTTCAAACCCATTGCCGTTCTCAAGGGCCGTTTTGTCAGCAGTTCGCAGGGTATTTTACTCCGCCGGACGCTGGTTGTCGTGCAGTTCATGATTTCGGTGGCGTTGACGATCGGAACGCTGGTGGCCTACCGCCAGTTGAATTTTATGCGCAACCAGCAATTGGGCTTCCAGAAAGACCAGACGCTGGTGGTGAGCCTGCCCGATCGGGATTTTATGACCAAAAACCAACGGTCGCTTCGCAACCAGCTGGCGGCCCTGCCCGGTGTGCAGGCCGTGGCCGTTTCGTCGCATCTGCCCGGTGGCGGGAGCCTGGGCGCGTACACCGAAATCGAAAACAAGACGGGGGAGATGCAGGCAGCCAACATGGGGCTGTATTCCGTCGATTTTGACTTTCTGCCGCAATACGGGGTGAAACTGGTGGCCGGGCGGATTTTCTCGCCGGAGTTTTCAACCGATTCGACGCAGGCGCTGGTCATTAACGAAGCCGCAGCCCGGGCGTTGGGGTACGCGTCCCCCGCGCAGATTGTTGGCAAACGGTTTGCGCAGTGGGGCCGGACCGGGCGGATCATTGGTGTGGTCAAGGATTTTCATACCAGTTCGCTGCGGGAGAAAATCGGGCCGCTCACCCTGCGGATCGAACCCGGCGACTTTTCGCTTTTTTCGCTGAAAGTCAAGGGCGCCGACGCAACGGCAACGATTCAGAAACTGGAGCGTTTTTGGAAAACCGCCGTGCCGCAGCGCCCCTTCGAATACTACTTTCTCGATCAGGCTTTCGATAAGCAATACCGGGCCGAAGAACGGTTCGGGAGGCTGTTTCTCTACTTTTCAGGACTGGCTATTTTCATCGCCTGCCTGGGCCTGTTCGGCCTGACTTCCTACACGACGGCCCAGCGGACGAAGGAAATCGGCGTGCGCAAAGTGTTGGGCGCGTCGGTGCCTAACATTGTGCTGCTGCTTTCCAAAGACTTTTTGAAACTGGTGCTGATTGCCGTAATTCTGGCGGCCCCGGTGGCGTGGTGGGCGATGGACACCTGGTTGCAGGACTTTGCTTACCGGATCAACGTCGAGTGGTGGATTCTGGTGCTGGCGGGCGTACTGGCCGTGACCATTGCCTTCCTGACGGTTTCTTTCCAGTCAATAAAAGCCGCTCTGACCAACCCGGTAAAGAGTTTACGAACGGAATAA
- a CDS encoding efflux RND transporter periplasmic adaptor subunit, with protein sequence MDRVLPKRFWTNQRIALVAGGVALVGLLVYNFIWADHRSKLNVEKDKITISTVSTGTFDDFIVVTGVVQPLKTIRLDAIAGGYVTEKLVEGGAMVKEGETLLRLENQNLRLNFLQSETEANRLVNDLQNTRQRLRVERYTLQKSLSDLDFQLDKAKDAFERQAKLYKDKAIPEQEYLTAKRDYDRLVEQRKIEVESQKYQQENAIIQIKQLEETLARTQKNVALWQQTLNNLVVKAPVSGQLSSMDVEVGSNINQGQNIGQIDDLNGFKMRVGIDEHYNSRIFAGLKGTFEYNGGNHELQITRVYPEVRNGRFEVDMIFTKGAPSGIKRGQSTPIQLELGKASKATLLPVGGFFSDTGGNWVYVIDKAGNRAVKRNITLGRKNPEYFEVLTGLEPGDQVITSSYENFGDNEVLEF encoded by the coding sequence ATGGATCGCGTATTACCAAAACGATTTTGGACAAACCAGCGAATAGCGCTTGTCGCCGGTGGAGTAGCTTTAGTGGGGCTGCTGGTTTACAATTTTATATGGGCCGATCATCGTTCGAAACTGAACGTCGAGAAAGATAAAATTACAATCTCAACCGTTTCGACGGGTACGTTTGATGACTTCATTGTTGTAACCGGGGTGGTTCAGCCGCTGAAAACCATTCGACTTGACGCCATCGCCGGGGGCTATGTCACCGAGAAATTGGTGGAAGGTGGTGCGATGGTGAAAGAGGGCGAGACCCTGCTGCGGTTGGAAAACCAGAATCTGCGATTGAACTTCCTGCAATCGGAAACGGAAGCCAACCGACTGGTTAACGATCTGCAAAACACCCGGCAGCGGTTGCGCGTCGAACGGTATACACTGCAAAAATCGCTGTCTGACCTGGATTTTCAGCTTGATAAAGCGAAAGATGCCTTTGAGCGGCAGGCCAAACTTTATAAAGATAAAGCCATCCCCGAACAGGAATACCTGACTGCCAAGCGGGATTACGACCGGCTGGTGGAGCAACGGAAAATTGAGGTGGAATCACAGAAATACCAGCAGGAAAACGCCATCATTCAGATTAAACAATTGGAAGAAACGCTGGCGCGGACGCAGAAAAACGTGGCCCTCTGGCAGCAAACGCTGAACAACCTGGTCGTCAAAGCGCCGGTTTCGGGCCAGTTGTCATCAATGGACGTGGAAGTGGGTTCCAACATCAACCAGGGGCAAAACATCGGTCAGATTGATGACCTGAACGGTTTCAAAATGCGCGTCGGTATCGACGAACACTACAACAGCCGCATTTTTGCCGGGTTGAAAGGAACGTTTGAATACAACGGCGGCAACCACGAACTGCAGATCACGCGGGTCTATCCGGAAGTGCGCAACGGACGGTTTGAAGTCGACATGATTTTCACGAAAGGCGCCCCGTCGGGGATCAAACGCGGGCAGTCAACCCCGATTCAGCTGGAACTGGGTAAAGCTTCCAAAGCGACGCTGTTGCCAGTCGGCGGTTTCTTCTCCGACACGGGCGGTAACTGGGTATACGTGATTGATAAAGCGGGCAACCGGGCCGTGAAGCGGAACATCACGCTGGGCCGCAAAAACCCCGAATACTTCGAAGTGCTGACCGGCCTGGAACCGGGCGATCAGGTCATTACTTCATCGTACGAAAACTTTGGGGATAACGAAGTGCTCGAATTCTAA
- a CDS encoding ABC transporter permease yields MLRNYFKTAWRGLLNSKGYSAINIGGLALALGIGILLLWWVKDELSFDRFHTHSGRIYRVNGGFGSGESQQYSGQIVAPVAAYARKNMPNVEEAVRVVDSYDMSPFKVQDKTLVEERAMYVDPAFFTFFDFELVKGNRARPFPDLQSVILTESAALRYFGPTEAVGKVLYSIPKKQNYVVSGIIRDFPDNSSIRGNVLFPLEIVAKTYQPNDYWKSMDSDWGNWYARTFVRVDPKADLDKIAKTLTDVHHASNQYDQATVYRLQPLKDIHLYRADGTPGVMQEVKMMGIVALVLLAIGCINYVNLATARATQRAKEVSVRKVVGAGRTHLIGQFLAESLLIFVVALVLAIVLIKGLESTYQELSGKTQPFSLTDPQVWLVLIGALAFTLAIAGIYPALVLSSFEPLKVLRGRMATGGKGGTFRQTLVIVQFAFSTALIVGTLIIGNQLRFLRERNLGYNRDNTFAFWMTDEMSKHYSSVKTELLRQPSVRGVTASNNNLLSIGNSTGDTDWEGKPKNSIFIVSRMQVEKDFISSFGLKMAYGETFTGTPADSMHYILNETAVKKTGIKNPIGKSFTLGQTKGMIIGVIKDFHFASLRQKVEPAVFYYRPSNRLNRIYIKTTGLDAPKAVSAAEKLWKQYSPDYPFEYQFMDVQYNEMYKSEQRTGQLFNFFAGITILVSCLGLFGLATFTAQQRTKEIGIRKVLGASVSGIVALLSKDFLKLVLIGIVIASPIAWWMMNQWLADFAYKIDLDWWVFALAGLLAILIAFATVSFQSIRAALMNPVKSLRSE; encoded by the coding sequence ATGCTACGGAACTACTTCAAAACCGCCTGGCGCGGACTGCTCAACAGCAAAGGCTATTCGGCCATCAACATCGGCGGGCTGGCGCTGGCATTGGGCATCGGTATTTTGCTGCTCTGGTGGGTGAAAGATGAACTGAGCTTTGACCGTTTTCACACCCACAGCGGCCGGATTTACCGCGTCAACGGTGGCTTTGGCTCGGGCGAATCGCAGCAGTATTCGGGACAGATTGTTGCGCCGGTAGCGGCCTACGCCCGGAAAAACATGCCGAATGTTGAGGAAGCCGTGCGGGTGGTGGATAGCTACGATATGTCGCCGTTCAAAGTGCAGGACAAAACCTTGGTGGAAGAACGGGCGATGTACGTTGATCCGGCTTTCTTCACCTTCTTTGATTTTGAACTTGTAAAGGGAAACCGGGCGCGGCCGTTCCCGGATCTGCAGTCGGTTATCCTGACGGAGTCGGCGGCTCTGCGGTATTTCGGCCCGACCGAAGCCGTTGGGAAAGTGCTGTATTCCATTCCCAAAAAACAGAATTACGTCGTCAGCGGTATTATCCGCGACTTTCCAGATAACTCCAGTATCCGGGGCAACGTGCTGTTTCCGCTGGAAATTGTCGCCAAGACCTACCAGCCGAATGACTACTGGAAGTCGATGGACTCGGACTGGGGCAACTGGTACGCCAGAACGTTTGTCCGCGTTGATCCGAAAGCCGATCTGGACAAAATCGCCAAAACACTGACCGACGTTCATCACGCCAGCAATCAGTATGACCAGGCGACGGTATACCGCCTGCAACCTCTGAAAGACATTCACCTCTACCGGGCCGACGGGACGCCGGGGGTCATGCAGGAAGTGAAAATGATGGGCATCGTTGCCCTGGTACTGCTGGCCATTGGTTGCATCAATTACGTCAATCTGGCTACGGCGCGGGCCACGCAGCGCGCCAAGGAAGTGAGCGTTCGCAAAGTAGTGGGGGCGGGCCGGACGCACCTGATTGGGCAGTTTCTGGCCGAGTCGCTGCTGATTTTTGTGGTGGCGCTGGTGCTGGCGATTGTGCTGATCAAGGGCCTGGAATCAACGTATCAGGAACTGAGCGGCAAAACGCAGCCTTTTTCGTTGACTGATCCGCAGGTCTGGCTGGTACTGATCGGGGCGCTGGCGTTTACGCTGGCGATTGCGGGCATTTACCCGGCGCTGGTTTTATCGTCGTTTGAACCGCTGAAAGTGTTGCGCGGAAGGATGGCGACGGGCGGCAAAGGAGGCACGTTCCGGCAGACGCTGGTTATCGTGCAGTTTGCTTTCTCAACGGCATTGATCGTGGGTACGCTCATTATCGGCAACCAGTTGCGGTTTTTGCGCGAACGCAACTTAGGGTACAACCGTGATAACACGTTTGCGTTCTGGATGACCGACGAAATGTCGAAACACTATAGCTCCGTGAAAACCGAGTTGCTGCGTCAGCCGAGTGTGCGGGGAGTAACGGCGTCCAACAACAACCTGCTGAGTATCGGCAACAGCACCGGCGATACCGACTGGGAAGGGAAGCCTAAAAACAGCATATTCATTGTCAGCCGGATGCAGGTGGAAAAAGACTTTATCTCGTCTTTCGGGCTGAAGATGGCGTACGGTGAAACGTTTACCGGCACGCCCGCCGATTCGATGCATTACATCCTGAACGAAACCGCCGTGAAAAAGACCGGGATCAAGAACCCGATTGGCAAGAGTTTTACCTTGGGGCAGACCAAAGGCATGATCATTGGCGTGATCAAGGATTTTCATTTTGCCTCCCTGCGTCAGAAAGTAGAACCGGCGGTGTTCTACTACCGGCCCAGCAACAGGCTGAACCGGATTTACATCAAAACCACCGGCCTCGATGCTCCCAAAGCCGTGTCCGCGGCCGAAAAGCTCTGGAAACAGTATAGCCCGGATTATCCGTTTGAGTACCAGTTCATGGATGTGCAGTACAACGAAATGTATAAATCGGAGCAGCGGACGGGGCAACTGTTCAATTTCTTTGCGGGCATCACGATCCTGGTTTCCTGCCTCGGCCTGTTCGGGCTGGCGACGTTCACGGCCCAGCAGCGGACGAAGGAAATCGGCATCCGCAAGGTGCTGGGCGCGTCGGTGTCGGGTATTGTGGCCCTGCTCTCGAAAGACTTCCTCAAGCTGGTGTTGATTGGAATCGTCATTGCTTCGCCCATCGCGTGGTGGATGATGAATCAGTGGTTAGCCGATTTTGCCTACAAAATTGACCTGGATTGGTGGGTGTTTGCGCTGGCGGGTCTGCTGGCGATTCTGATTGCCTTTGCCACGGTCAGTTTCCAGAGCATCCGGGCCGCCCTGATGAACCCGGTGAAGTCGCTTCGTTCGGAATGA
- a CDS encoding ABC transporter permease — translation MLLNYIKIALRNLWKHKTFALVNVIGMSVAFASCLLLFLTAWNQLSFDDFQVNRDRLFMVYEQSGPINKSATMPAPLTPALRKELPEIQHVTRIVNGGGLVQYRGQEFDKSVQFVDPDFFAMFSFPLQKGNPATVLNSLSNVVISEKTAEAIFGKADPVGKTLLLRQEEAWKPFVVSGVVADAPENSSIKFDILARFEAYPEYQANKDRWDNQYHNVYVQVDPNVTEAALEQRLRPFVLKYYDNAIRNLKRDGGQPDENGDLTSLRLLPFRDLHFDTEVGGGNSSPVKRSYPILLLIVAGFIVLIACINFINLSTARSMTRSREVGMRKVLGALKQQLVFQFWGEAFILCLIALVLGGLLAASLLGQFNAIFRSNTSFGGMVTPGLLLSMMAIFVFITFVAGGYPALFVARLSTIQILKGKVSLGKTGAVRNTLLIVQFAIATFLIGCTLIAWQQVTFLRNMPLGYNEDQVISIPVGDRINGRQALNLFRDKLVQQPKVLSITGAYKNFGRGLDGSTYTSIVGFDHKNRTVRSHWQPVDYDYLKTLDIQLIAGRDFSRQYATDTTASVIINETMAKQLGEKNPVGTLLNVEENAPPMQVIGVVKDYHHESLKKSIQPNTLLISHDWPIGYILVKIAPDNVPATMAILKKAWEEVAPKSEFQGSFLDENTNRQYQSEERMSKMFISAAVIAILLSCMGLFAIAVMVMAQRTKEIGVRKVLGASVGSIVALLSKDFLKLVLVAIVMATPVAWWMMEQWLEEYAFKITIEWWVFALAGLLAILIAFATVSFQSIKAALTNPVKSLKTE, via the coding sequence ATGCTTCTTAACTACATCAAAATTGCGCTGCGTAACCTGTGGAAACACAAAACGTTTGCGCTGGTCAACGTCATTGGCATGTCGGTAGCTTTTGCGAGCTGCCTTTTGTTGTTTCTGACGGCCTGGAACCAACTGTCGTTTGATGATTTTCAGGTTAACCGCGACCGGTTGTTCATGGTCTACGAGCAGTCGGGACCGATCAACAAGTCGGCGACAATGCCGGCCCCGCTGACGCCCGCGCTGCGGAAAGAGCTGCCGGAGATTCAGCACGTTACCCGCATTGTCAACGGGGGCGGACTGGTGCAGTACCGGGGGCAGGAATTCGACAAAAGCGTTCAGTTTGTCGATCCCGATTTTTTCGCCATGTTTTCGTTTCCGTTGCAGAAAGGTAACCCAGCCACGGTCTTGAACAGCCTGAGCAATGTGGTGATCAGTGAAAAAACAGCCGAAGCCATTTTTGGAAAAGCCGATCCCGTCGGAAAAACGCTGCTGCTGCGCCAGGAAGAAGCCTGGAAACCGTTCGTGGTATCGGGCGTGGTGGCCGACGCCCCGGAAAACTCCAGCATCAAGTTTGACATTCTGGCCCGGTTTGAAGCCTATCCGGAATACCAGGCAAACAAAGATCGGTGGGACAATCAGTACCACAATGTTTATGTTCAGGTCGATCCGAACGTAACCGAAGCTGCGCTGGAGCAGCGACTGCGGCCGTTTGTTTTGAAATACTACGACAACGCTATCCGGAACCTGAAACGTGACGGGGGGCAGCCCGACGAAAACGGGGATTTGACCAGTTTGCGGCTGTTGCCGTTCCGGGATTTGCATTTCGATACGGAAGTAGGAGGGGGCAACAGTTCACCCGTTAAACGGTCGTACCCGATTCTGCTGCTGATAGTAGCCGGTTTTATCGTCCTGATTGCCTGCATCAATTTCATTAATCTGTCGACGGCCCGCTCCATGACGCGTTCCCGCGAGGTTGGAATGCGGAAAGTGCTGGGGGCGCTGAAACAGCAACTGGTATTCCAGTTCTGGGGGGAAGCCTTTATCCTGTGTCTGATTGCGCTGGTGCTGGGCGGACTGCTTGCCGCATCGCTGCTCGGTCAGTTTAACGCAATTTTCCGCAGCAATACCTCTTTCGGCGGGATGGTAACGCCCGGCCTGCTGCTTTCGATGATGGCGATTTTTGTGTTCATCACCTTCGTGGCGGGGGGCTATCCGGCCCTGTTCGTCGCGCGGCTGAGCACAATTCAGATTCTGAAGGGCAAAGTGTCGCTGGGCAAAACCGGTGCGGTCCGAAATACCCTGCTCATCGTCCAGTTTGCCATCGCTACCTTCCTGATCGGCTGCACCCTGATCGCGTGGCAGCAGGTAACGTTTTTGCGAAACATGCCCCTGGGTTACAACGAAGATCAGGTGATCAGCATTCCGGTGGGGGACCGGATCAACGGGCGGCAGGCGCTGAATCTGTTTCGCGATAAACTCGTTCAACAACCGAAAGTCCTGAGCATTACGGGCGCCTACAAGAACTTTGGCCGGGGGCTGGATGGTTCGACCTATACGTCCATCGTTGGCTTCGATCATAAAAACCGTACGGTTCGCTCGCACTGGCAACCCGTCGATTATGATTACCTGAAAACGCTCGACATCCAGCTGATCGCCGGTCGGGACTTTTCCCGACAGTATGCAACGGACACGACGGCCAGCGTCATCATCAACGAAACGATGGCGAAACAACTGGGCGAGAAAAATCCGGTTGGAACCCTGCTAAATGTCGAAGAAAATGCCCCTCCGATGCAGGTCATCGGGGTGGTCAAAGATTACCACCACGAATCGTTGAAAAAATCGATTCAACCGAATACCCTCCTGATCAGTCACGACTGGCCCATTGGTTACATCCTCGTCAAGATTGCCCCGGACAACGTTCCGGCAACGATGGCTATTCTGAAAAAAGCCTGGGAAGAGGTAGCGCCCAAGTCGGAGTTTCAGGGAAGTTTTCTGGATGAAAATACCAACCGGCAATACCAGTCGGAGGAGCGGATGTCGAAGATGTTTATCAGCGCGGCCGTTATTGCCATTCTACTTTCCTGCATGGGCTTGTTTGCGATTGCCGTGATGGTAATGGCGCAGCGGACCAAAGAAATCGGTGTCCGGAAAGTGCTGGGTGCCAGCGTAGGCAGCATTGTGGCGCTGCTCTCGAAAGACTTCCTGAAGCTGGTGCTGGTTGCCATTGTCATGGCTACGCCGGTAGCCTGGTGGATGATGGAGCAGTGGCTCGAAGAATACGCCTTTAAAATCACGATCGAATGGTGGGTGTTTGCGCTGGCGGGTTTGCTGGCGATCCTGATCGCGTTCGCAACGGTGAGCTTCCAAAGCATCAAAGCCGCCCTGACGAATCCGGTAAAGAGTCTGAAAACCGAATAA
- a CDS encoding ABC transporter ATP-binding protein has product MIRTVNLQKVFATEEVETTALHGISMDVKDGEFVAMMGPSGCGKSTLLNILGLLDNPSEGEYFFYGTEVSKMSERQRAQLRKGSIGFVFQSFNLIDELTVYENVELPLLYLKTPADERKKAVEEVLERMNIMHRRNHFPQQLSGGQQQRTAIARAVVAKPKMILADEPTGNLDSTNGEEVMKLLNQLNTEGTTIIMVTHSPYDAGFAHRIVNLFDGKIVTENFHV; this is encoded by the coding sequence ATGATACGGACCGTAAACCTACAAAAAGTTTTCGCGACAGAGGAAGTCGAAACCACCGCCCTGCACGGCATTTCCATGGATGTAAAGGATGGCGAGTTCGTGGCCATGATGGGGCCATCCGGCTGCGGAAAATCCACGCTGCTGAACATCCTGGGCCTGCTCGACAACCCGTCGGAGGGCGAGTATTTCTTTTACGGCACGGAAGTGTCAAAAATGTCGGAACGCCAGCGGGCGCAGCTGCGAAAAGGATCCATTGGCTTTGTATTCCAGAGCTTCAACCTGATCGACGAACTGACGGTTTACGAGAACGTCGAACTGCCGTTGCTGTACCTGAAAACCCCCGCCGACGAGCGCAAAAAAGCCGTTGAGGAAGTGCTGGAGCGAATGAACATCATGCACCGGCGCAATCACTTTCCCCAGCAGCTTTCGGGTGGTCAGCAGCAACGGACGGCTATTGCCCGGGCGGTGGTTGCCAAACCCAAGATGATCCTGGCCGATGAACCGACCGGTAACCTCGACTCGACCAACGGCGAAGAGGTGATGAAACTGCTGAACCAACTGAACACCGAAGGCACTACGATCATCATGGTGACGCACTCACCATACGATGCGGGCTTTGCCCACCGGATCGTCAACCTGTTTGACGGCAAGATTGTGACGGAGAATTTCCACGTCTGA